GCGCGCCCGGGTGAACGCGGTCGCGGCGGCGAAGTACGGCGTGGAGCACGTCAGCGTCTTCTCCTGGGACGCCGCGTCGCAAACCGCGCACGCCCGGGTCTTCGTGCCGGGGCTGGGCGTGCCGGAGGACCCGGCGACCGGCTCGGCCGCCCTCGGACTCGGCGTCTGGCTGGTCGCCAGCGGCCTGCTCCCCGGCGAGGGGCGCTCGTCGTACGCGGTCCGGCAGGGCATCGAGATGCGCCGCCCCTCGTCGCTGGCCTGCACCGTCACGGCGGCCGGCGGGGTGGCCGTCGGGGCGACCGTGGCCGGCCAGGTCATGCCGGTGGCGCGTGGCGAGATCGCCGTCCCGCCCTTCGTCGGCTGACCGCGCCACCAGGGCCACCGGCAGCGCCGTCCGGCAGCGCCGTCCGGCAGCGCCGTCCGGCAGCGCCGTCCGGTGGCGCCGTCCGGTGGCGACGCCCGGGGTCGCGTCGTCGGCCCGCCGCGGTGCCGGCCGAGGTGCAGCAGCCCCCGTGGATGGTCCGTCGCCGGTGCCGGTCGACCTCGTGGGGACGTCGGGCGGCGGCGTCACGGGCGGTCGGTCGCACCGCTACGGACTTGACGACACATCTGAATCACCGGACGAGGCCCGCCCGCCGGAGGACATCCGCCCCGACCACGACCCGCCGATTCACATCTGTCGTCAAGTCTGTAGCGGCTCGACCGCACTCGACGGGCCGGAGCCCGGGTCGCTGTCGCCACCGGGCCCGGGACGGTAGCGTCGCCGATGTCGGACCGGCCGGCGCGGTTCACGTACGAGAGGATGCCGGTGTGACGGACGAGGTGGACGCCCCCGTGTCGACGCCGCTGGTCGACGAGGCGATGAAGAAGGCCGCCGTCTGCTGGGTGAGCGTCGGCGACGGCCCGGCGGTGGCGCTGTGGTGCGTACCGCTGGAGGGATCGCTCTTCGTGGTCAGCGGGCCGGGCGAGCAGTCCGCGCCGGGGTTGGCCGACGCCGCCGAGGCCCGGGTGACGCTGCGCGGCGACCACGGCGGCCGGATCGTGACCTGGCCGGCCCGGGTGGCCCGACTGGTTCCGGGCACCGAGGAGTGGGAGACCTCCGCCCCGCTGGTGGCCGCCAAGCGGCTCAACGCGCCGGGGCCGACGGCGGACCTGGTCGCCCGCTGGGCCGCCGACGGCTGCGCGCTGAACCGCCTCGTCCCGGCCGGGACGCCGGACGCCGGCGACACGCTGCCGGACGCGTCGCTCGCCGAGGAGCCGCGCGGGGCCACCGTCGTCCGGGCGACCCGCAAGCCGTTCCGCCTGCACCGCGTCCGCCGCCGCTGACCCGCCGCCGCTGACCCGCCGACCGACCCGCCGCCGGTGACCCGCCGCCGCTGACCCGCCGACCGACCCGCCGGGGCGCACTCTGGCCGCGCCGCCGGCCGGTTCGCCGGGGCGCACCCCCGGCCGTCGGGCCGGTTCGCCGGGGTGCGCCGGGAGGGCGGTCGGTTCAGCAGGGCGCCGGCACGGCGTCGACCAGGTCGACCACCTCGCTGAGCGACCCGACGACCGCCCCGTCCCAGTCCCGCTCGGCGTCGAAGACCAGGTGATCGGTCAGGTCGGGGGCGGCCAGCCGGACGGCGGTCATCCCGGCCCGCTGCGCGCCGCTCAGTTCCCGGCTGCCACCGTCGCCGACGTAGAGGCAGTCCTGCGGGCGTACGTCGAGGCGCTGGCAGGCGGCCAGGTAGAGCGCCGGGTCGGGCTTGCAGCGACCGAGCTGGACGGAGTAGACCCGCACGTCGAGCAGCGGGGCGACCGCCAACTGCGGCAGGATCACGGGCAGCTCGTGGGTGCAGTCGCTGATCACCCCGGTGCGTACGCCCCGGCGGCGCAGCTCGGCGAGGGCGGGGACCGCGTCCTCGCGCAGCCGGGTGTCGGCGCGGACGGCCCGGTGCCGGGACGCCACCGCCGCACGCACGGCGGCGTCCGAGGGGTGTACGCCGGCCTGCGCGCACACCCAGCGCAGGGTCGCCTCGGCCGTGCCGTGACGACCGCTGGCCCGTTGGTAGAAGGTCCGGTCGAGGACGGCGGTGAGGGTGTCCTCCGGACAGCCGAGCAGTTCGGCGGTCGTCCGGTGGGCCGAGCCGCGTCGTACGCAGCGGGTGAGGGTGCCGAAGAAGTCGAACAGCACCGCGTGGTACCTGGACATGGGGGAGCGCCTCCGGACGTCGAGGGGGAGGGAAGTCGCCGGCGCGGACCCGCATGATCGTAACGGACCGATGACGCACCGTGCTGCCCGGCGCTGTGTGAGGATTGCTCTCCGTGTCCTCCACCCCGCACCGCCCACCGGTGGACCCGCTGACCGTCGGCGTCCTCGTGCTCGCCGTCGCCGCGGTCTCGTCCTCCGCCCCGCTGATCGCCTTCGCGGCGGCTCCCGCGCTGGCCGTCGCGTTCTGGCGCAACCTGCTCGCCGTCGCCGTGCTCGGCCCGTTCTCCCTGGCCCGCCGCCGGGCCGAGTTCCGGGCGCTGACCGTGGGGCAGGGCCGGCGGGAGGGCTGGTACTGCGTGCTCTCCGGGGTGGCGCTCGCCGCCCACTTCGCCACCTGGATGCCGAGCGCCCAGCTCACCTCGGTGGCGGCGGCCACCGCGCTGGGCGCGACCCAGCCGGTCTGGCAGGGGCTCATCGCCCGCTGGCAGGGCCGGCACCTGCCGTACGCCGTGTGGGCCGGCATCGCGGTGGCGGTGACCGGCGCGGTGCTGGCGACCGGCGCGGACTTCGCCGCCTCCGGGCGGGCCTTCGCCGGTGACCTGCTGGCGGTGGCCGGCGGGATGTTCGCCGCCGTCTACACCGCCTTCGGCGAGCGGGCCCGCAGCACCATCAGCACCGCCACCTACACCACCATCTGCTACGGGGTCTGCGCGGCGATCCTGCTGGTGGTCTGCCTGGTCGGTGGGGTGCGGCTGCGCGGCTACGACTCCGGCACCTGGCTGGCCATCCTCGGCCTGGTCGCCGGCGCGCAGCTGCTCGGGCACTCGATGTTCAACTTCGCCCTGCGCCGGATCTCCGCCACCACGGTCAGCGTGCTGGTCCTGCTGGAGGCCCCCGGGGCCGCCCTGATCGCCTGGGTGTGGCTGGGCCAGCTGCCCCGCCCGCTCGCCCTGCCCGGGCTGGCCCTGCTGCTCGCCGGGGTGGCCGTGGTGGTGCTCGGCGGCGCCCGCGCCGGCCGTCGCCCGGAACCCGCGCCGGTCCCCGCCGACGCCGCCCCACCCGCCGGCTGACGGCGGTCGCCGAGGTGCCGGCCCGGGTCCGCCCCGGCGCCGGTCACCCGGCGCCGTCGCCCGGTCGGTCGCCGTCGTCGGCCGGGCTCTCCGCAGCCGGTGCGACCCGGCGGCGCCGGGCCGACCGGCGGTGCCGCCACCGCAGCCGTACCGTCACCACGACGGCCGCCAGCAGCGTCGCGGCGACCAGACCGAGGGCGATCAGCCACGACGGCGGTGGGCCGAGGTCCGGGGCGCCGGCCTCCCGGACGGCCCCGGCCACCGCGAGGTCGGCGGCGACGCTCAGCTCGTTCACCCCCGCCGGGGTACGGAAGATCTCCTCCGGCCCGGTCGCCCCCTGGCGCAGCACCACCAGGC
This genomic interval from Micromonospora coxensis contains the following:
- a CDS encoding HAD family hydrolase, which codes for MSRYHAVLFDFFGTLTRCVRRGSAHRTTAELLGCPEDTLTAVLDRTFYQRASGRHGTAEATLRWVCAQAGVHPSDAAVRAAVASRHRAVRADTRLREDAVPALAELRRRGVRTGVISDCTHELPVILPQLAVAPLLDVRVYSVQLGRCKPDPALYLAACQRLDVRPQDCLYVGDGGSRELSGAQRAGMTAVRLAAPDLTDHLVFDAERDWDGAVVGSLSEVVDLVDAVPAPC
- a CDS encoding DMT family transporter, which translates into the protein MLSVSSTPHRPPVDPLTVGVLVLAVAAVSSSAPLIAFAAAPALAVAFWRNLLAVAVLGPFSLARRRAEFRALTVGQGRREGWYCVLSGVALAAHFATWMPSAQLTSVAAATALGATQPVWQGLIARWQGRHLPYAVWAGIAVAVTGAVLATGADFAASGRAFAGDLLAVAGGMFAAVYTAFGERARSTISTATYTTICYGVCAAILLVVCLVGGVRLRGYDSGTWLAILGLVAGAQLLGHSMFNFALRRISATTVSVLVLLEAPGAALIAWVWLGQLPRPLALPGLALLLAGVAVVVLGGARAGRRPEPAPVPADAAPPAG